A genomic stretch from Pieris brassicae chromosome 9, ilPieBrab1.1, whole genome shotgun sequence includes:
- the LOC123714661 gene encoding deoxyribodipyrimidine photo-lyase yields the protein MQLIFYCYNKITFRVMASAAKKIKLSKPSTSAEKITLQDFMNSIHKKRENTAKSVIEYKFNKKRVRIISQEQMVPDKCKGIVYWMSRDSRVQDNWAFLFAQKLALKNEVPLHVCFCLIAKYLDASVRQFHFLIKGLEKVAVDCKKLNIQFHLLEGSGADALPEWVMKHKIGAVVCDFNPLRVPMGWLDGVKKKLKKDVPLIQVDTHNIVPCWVASDKQEYSARTIRNKINSKLDEYLTEFPPVIKHPYTSEFEAEPIDWDDAIESREADKSVGPIEWAGPGYDEAVKTLKSFLDTRLKIFASKRNDPTQDALSNLSPWFHFGQISVQRVALCVQEYKSKYTESVNSFLEEAIVRRELADNFCFYCEHYDSIKGASNWAQKTLDDHRKDKRSHIYTLEKLCKGETHDDLWNSAQIQLVREGKLHGFLRMYWAKKILEWTSSPEEALKYAIYMNDHFSVDGRDSSGYVGCMWSICGIHDQGWAERAVFGKIRYMNYDGCKRKFDIRAFIARYGGKVHKYVPSK from the exons ATgcaattgatattttattgttataataaaatcacgtTTCGGGTAATGGCTTCAGCTGCAAAGAAAATCAAGCTTTCAAAGCCCTCCACAAGTGCCGAGAAAATTACTTTACAAGATTTTATGAATAGTATTCACAAAAAGCGGGAAAATACGGCGAAGTCtgttatagaatataaatttaataaaaaacgagTAAGAATAATTTCCCAAGAGCAAATGGTACCTGACAAATGTAAAGGTATCGTTTATTGGATGTCCAGAGATAGTAGGGTCCAAGATAATTGGGCATTTTTATTCGCACAGAAATTGGCTCTCAAGAACGAAGTACCACTTCACGTTTGTTTCTGTCTTATTGCTAAATATTTAGATGCATCTGTCCgacaatttcattttttaattaaag gCTTGGAAAAAGTTGCAGTTGACtgcaaaaagttaaatatacaGTTCCACTTGTTGGAAGGTAGTGGAGCTGATGCACTACCAGAATGGGTCATGAAACATAAAATTGGTGCTGTGGTTTGTGATTTCAATCCATTGAGAGTGCCAATGGGCTGGTTGGATGGGGTTAAGAAGAAACTTAAGAAAGATGTTCCTCTTATACAG gtAGACACCCATAATATAGTGCCATGCTGGGTTGCATCCGATAAGCAAGAGTATTCCGCTAGaacaataagaaataaaatcaacTCTAAACTTGATGAATATCTCACAGAGTTTCCACCAGTAATAAAGCATCCTTACACAAGTGAATTTGAAGCAGAg ccAATAGACTGGGATGATGCAATAGAATCTCGGGAAGCAGACAAATCAGTTGGCCCGATAGAATGGGCAGGTCCCGGTTATGATGAAGCTGTCAAAACATTGAAAAGTTTCTTAGATACACGGCTTAAAATATTTGCCAGCAAACGCAATGACCCCACACAAGATGCTTTGAGCAATTTGTCCCCATGGTTTCACTTTG GTCAAATATCAGTTCAGAGAGTAGCATTATGTGTACAAGAATACAAATCTAAATACACAGAGAGTGTGAACTCTTTTCTAGAAGAGGCAATTGTTAGACGAGAGTTGGCGGataatttctgtttttattgtGAACACTATGACAGTATAAAGGGTGCTAGCAATTGGGCTCAAAAGACACTAGATGATCACAG AAAAGACAAAAGGtcacatatatatactttagaaAAGTTATGTAAAGGAGAAACGCATGACGATTTATGGAATTCGGCTCAAATACAATTAGTTAGAGAAGGAAAGTTGCACGGCTTCCTTCGAATGTACTGGGCTAAGAAGATTCTAGAATGGACTTCAAGCCCCGAAGAAGCCCTGAAGTACGCCATATATATGAATGATCATTTTAGTGTCGATGGAAGAGATTCCAGTGGATATGTTG GTTGCATGTGGTCTATTTGCGGTATCCATGACCAAGGCTGGGCGGAAAGGGCTGTGTTCGGCAAAATAAGATATATGAACTACGATGGCTGTAAAAGGAAATTTGATATACGAGCTTTCATAGCGCGGTACGGTGGCAAGGTACACAAATATGTACCTagcaaataa
- the LOC123714060 gene encoding PRL-1 phosphatase produces the protein MKQKDIRPAPSLIEYKSMRFLITDRPSDVTIQSYLQELRKHNVCTVVRVCEPSYDTAPLKAEGIEVRDLAYDDGTFPPANVVDDWFEILRDKAQNKPEAAVAVHCVAGLGRAPVMVAIALIELGMKYEEAVESIRDQRRGAINAKQLSYLEKYRPKSRLKKNGHKNSCCVQ, from the exons ATGAAGCAGAAGGATATCAGACCGGCGCCATCGCTCATCGAGTACAAGAGCATGCGCTTCCTCATTACCGACCGTCCATCTGATGTTACCATCCAGTCGTATTTGCag GAACTGAGGAAGCATAACGTTTGCACGGTGGTGCGCGTGTGCGAGCCGAGTTACGACACGGCACCGCTGAAAGCCGAGGGCATCGAAGTGAGGGATCTCGCTTACGATGATGGCACCTTCCCTCCGGCTAATGTTGTGGACGATTGGTTCGAGATTTTGCGTGATAA GGCTCAGAACAAGCCAGAAGCGGCCGTGGCAGTTCACTGCGTGGCAGGACTTGGCCGTGCTCCGGTGATGGTTGCTATCGCGCTCATCGAGCTTGGAATGAAGTACGAAGAAGCTGTTGAGAGCATCAGAGA CCAACGTCGCGGCGCAATAAACGCGAAGCAACTCTCGTACTTGGAGAAGTACCGGCCCAAGTCGCGCCTGAAGAAGAACGGCCACAAGAACTCGTGCTGCGTGCAGTGA
- the LOC123714652 gene encoding proteasome inhibitor PI31 subunit, with protein MASDPLFGWDLTFRTVEKDIKNKADIIVAFIHWNLTKRGFRNIGVGDERTLSGDEIKSEVLPTGWNDSENFKLRYIYDNKLYILHGLNTDGNLIVNLMRSEDLAVSNIAVKIEDTVKEMSGAIEKMLPTHKDLMYNVKRDLLDTLTDRPTTTAHTQTTGDNSNHRRPSDDPLRVPPRPMPGVTPDTRDLWELPPANLPNIGRSDLDPFAPAGGGMIFNPFGPRRDIENPGLGIPGGLPRGAVPPGARFDPFGPPGVGPRPGRRPPPPDADHLPPPGFNDNMFL; from the exons ATGGCGTCTGATCCGTTGTTCGGTTGGGATTTAACTTTCAGAACTGTTGAAaaggatattaaaaataaagcagaTATTATAGTTGCCTTTATTCATTGGAACTTGACCAAGAGAGGTTTCCGAAATATTGGTGTTGGTGATGAG CGGACACTCTCTGGAGATGAAATAAAGAGTGAAGTACTCCCTACTGGATGGAATGATAgtgaaaactttaaattacgctacatttatgataataaattatatatcttacATGGATTAAACACAGATGGCAATCTTATCGTTAATTTAATg AGGTCTGAGGATCTAGCTGTTTCCAATATTGCAGTTAAGATAGAGGATACTGTGAAAGAAATGAGTGGTGCTATAGAAAAAATGCTGCCAACTCACAAAGACTTAATGTATAATGTAAAGAGGGATTTGTTAGATACACTTACTGACAGACCCACAACTACAGCCCATACTCAAACAACTGGAG ATAATTCAAACCACAGAAGGCCAAGTGATGATCCTCTTAGAGTACCTCCGAGACCTATGCCTGGTGTGACACCCGACACTCGTGATTTAtg GGAATTACCTCCTGCCAATTTACCAAACATAGGCAGATCAGATTTAGATCCCTTTGCACCAGCTGGGGGAGGCATGATCTTTAATCCGTTTGGTCCTCGCAGGGATATTGAGAATCCAGGTCTAGGAATCCCTGGTGGCTTACCCAG GGGTGCAGTTCCACCTGGCGCACGTTTCGATCCATTTGGACCTCCTGGAGTAGGACCACGACCAGGTCGAAGACCCCCACCTCCAGATGCTGACCACCTTCCACCACCTggatttaatgataatatgtttttgtag